The DNA sequence GCGCGAACGGAGGCGGCGCGAATCGCGTCGATGATGAACGCCTATCTCGCCCGCCGCGAGCTCCTGGCCGCACTGGTGCTGCTGATCGACGCGCGGCGCGGGCCGGAGAGCGAAGAACTCGACCTCGCGGCGTTCGCCGCCGAGCGCTCGATTCCGCTTATCGCGGTGGCGACCAAATGCGACAAGCTCCGCCGCTCGGAGCGCGCGGCCGCAGCAACGCGATTCAAGCCGCTCGGCGTCGAGCCGGTCCTCTGCTCCGCGCTTGACGGCGAAGGTATCGACGACCTCCGCCGACGCATCGCCGGCTGCGCACGCGCGGCCAGGCGCGCGCCGGCGCCCGACGAGGACGACGCAGCGGCCGATCCGCTTTCGCGATGACGCCCGAGATAAGCGTAATCATCCCGACTTACAACCGGCGCGCGATGCTGCGCGAGGCGCTGGCCTCGGTCGCCGCACAGCGCCATTCGAGCTTCGAAGTCAGCTACGAGGTCATAGTCGTCGATGACGGCTCAACCGACGGCACCTCGGAAGAGCTGATCTGTCGCGGCGACGATATCCGCGCCGTCAGGACCGAACGGCGCGGGCCGGCCACCGCCCGCAATCGCGGTATCGCGATCGCGCGCGGGGGCCTGATCGCTTTTCTCGATTCGGACGATTTGTGGATGCCCGCAAAGCTCGCGCGCCAGAGCCGGTTCATGCGCGACCACCCCGATTGTGCGATCGCGCAAACGGGGGAGATCTGGATGCGCGACGGCAGGCGCGTCAATCCCGGCCGGCGCCATCGCAAGCGCGCCGGCGACATCTTTATCGATTCGCTCCGCACCTGTCTCATCAGCCCGTCGGCGGCCATCCTGAGGCGCGAGCTATTCGATGAAGTCGGCGGTTTCGACGAGGACATGGCCGCGTGCGAAGACTACGACCTGTGGCTGCGGATTGTTGCGCGCCACGAAGCCGGCCTGCTCGACGAGCCGCTTGTGATTCGCCGCGCCGGCCATCCCGGGCAGCTCTCGGCAAGCGTCGCGGCGCTCGATCGTTTCCGTATCCGCGCGCTCGCGAAGCTGCTCGCCGACGGCTCGCTCAGCGCCGGCCGGCGAGCGGCGGCGGCGGAGGTGATGGCCGAAAAATGTCTCGTCTATGGCAAGGGGCTCGCCAGCCGTGGCCATCATGACGCCGCCGCTTTCTTCGCTGACGCGGCGCGCTCGGCGCTCGCGCGATGGACTCACGCGCCCGACGCCGCGCTCGAGACGTCGCGTGCGACGATGCACGAGATGCTCAAACTCC is a window from the Candidatus Binataceae bacterium genome containing:
- a CDS encoding glycosyltransferase — its product is MTPEISVIIPTYNRRAMLREALASVAAQRHSSFEVSYEVIVVDDGSTDGTSEELICRGDDIRAVRTERRGPATARNRGIAIARGGLIAFLDSDDLWMPAKLARQSRFMRDHPDCAIAQTGEIWMRDGRRVNPGRRHRKRAGDIFIDSLRTCLISPSAAILRRELFDEVGGFDEDMAACEDYDLWLRIVARHEAGLLDEPLVIRRAGHPGQLSASVAALDRFRIRALAKLLADGSLSAGRRAAAAEVMAEKCLVYGKGLASRGHHDAAAFFADAARSALARWTHAPDAALETSRATMHEMLKLRETSAISTDPAVRQDHPGPPSIPI
- the yihA gene encoding ribosome biogenesis GTP-binding protein YihA/YsxC, whose translation is MRLEAKFVTSAFGPEGYPRWERAEVAIAGRSNVGKSSMLNALAASKNLARTSRTPGRTRALNFFSVGDALAIVDLPGYGFAKMARTEAARIASMMNAYLARRELLAALVLLIDARRGPESEELDLAAFAAERSIPLIAVATKCDKLRRSERAAAATRFKPLGVEPVLCSALDGEGIDDLRRRIAGCARAARRAPAPDEDDAAADPLSR